The Lucilia cuprina isolate Lc7/37 chromosome 5, ASM2204524v1, whole genome shotgun sequence genome includes a window with the following:
- the LOC111689798 gene encoding aminomethyltransferase, mitochondrial produces the protein MIRKLVTPTNSLRKLSLSTIGQRSFAAHASNDKVERTALYDFHVKNGGKIVNFGGYSLPVQYADLGIAASHVHTRKFASIFDVSHMLQTYVRGKDAVECMESICTADIRGAAGGTGSLTVFTNEKGCILDDLIVTKVKNDLLYVVSNAAMKQQDMQIMESAVNHFKSNGKDVAIEFLVPADQSLIAVQGPTAVEALSAVTVGDLSKLYFMNTVVTEVAGVPNCRITRCGYTGEDGVEISIPSDRVEHVTEALLQQTKQQVKLAGLGARDSLRLEGGLCLYGSDIDANTTPIEAALAWLVAKRRRAEENFPGAAVLNKQLKSGVERRRVGIKLTGTGKPPPARAGVEIFKDDQKVGVITSGCPSPSLGFNIAMGYIQEQYKQAGCGVQLKIRDRFYDAEVAKMPFIKTNYYLKPKQ, from the coding sequence atgaTTAGAAAACTAGTGACACCAACAAATAGTCTACGAAAACTTTCGTTATCAACGATTGGCCAACGTAGTTTTGCTGCTCACGCATCGAATGATAAAGTCGAACGTACAGCACTTTATGATTTTCATGTTAAAAATGGTggtaaaattgttaattttggtGGTTACTCCTTGCCCGTACAATATGCTGATCTGGGTATAGCTGCTTCTCATGTACACACCCGCAAATTTGCTTCGATATTTGATGTGTCGCACATGTTACAAACCTATGTACGTGGCAAAGATGCTGTAGAATGTATGGAGTCTATATGCACAGCCGATATTCGTGGAGCTGCTGGTGGTACGGGTTCATTGACAGTGTTCACCAATGAAAAGGGATGCATTCTTGATGATTTAATTGTTACCAAGGTCAAGAATGATCTTTTGTATGTGGTGTCTAATGCCGCCATGAAACAACAGGATATGCAAATAATGGAATCAGCTGTCAATCATTTCAAATCGAATGGAAAAGATGTTGCTATTGAATTCCTAGTACCAGCAGACCAATCTCTAATTGCTGTGCAGGGCCCTACTGCTGTGGAAGCTTTATCCGCTGTAACTGTAGGGGATTTGAGCAAGTTGTACTTCATGAACACTGTAGTAACGGAAGTAGCTGGCGTGCCCAATTGCCGCATAACACGTTGTGGTTATACTGGTGAGGATGGTGTCGAAATATCTATACCATCCGATCGTGTTGAACATGTCACCGAAGCTTTATTGcagcaaacaaaacaacaagttAAATTGGCCGGATTGGGAGCACGTGATTCGCTTAGACTTGAGGGCGGTCTATGTTTGTATGGCAGTGATATTGATGCCAATACAACACCAATCGAAGCTGCCCTCGCTTGGCTTGTAGCTAAACGTCGTCGTGCCGAGGAAAACTTCCCTGGTGCTGCTGTTCTCAATAAACAATTGAAATCTGGTGTAGAGCGTAGACGCGTTGGCATTAAGTTGACCGGTACTGGCAAACCTCCACCAGCTCGTGCTGGGGTAGAAATTTTCAAAGATGACCAAAAGGTGGGAGTTATCACCAGCGGTTGCCCAAGTCCATCACTCGGTTTCAATATTGCCATGGGCTACATACAGGAGCAATACAAACAAGCCGGCTGTGGAGTGCAATTAAAAATACGTGATCGTTTTTATGATGCTGAAGTGGCTAAAATGCCATTCATTAAGACAAATTATTACCTCAAaccaaaacaataa
- the LOC111689344 gene encoding pupal cuticle protein Edg-78E, giving the protein MFLTQIPKQYSKISLISVIIVCIISHTLAVTRPLDRNAFTIYYNNKPANKMGHFMFEFQTSNGITTKAAGNEHGFSGVVQYVSLEGLPITMTYVADSDGYHPDGEHIPKIPNHITKSIEYIRTHPAVDEKKSRKM; this is encoded by the exons atgtttttaacacaaataccAAAACAATATTCCAAG ATCTCTTTAATCTCTGTGATTATTGTTTGCATCATCAGTCACACCTTAGCCGTCACTAGACCTCTGGATCGCAATGCGTTTACGatttattacaacaataaaCCCGCCAATAAGATGGGTCACTTTATGTTCGAATTTCAGACATCGAATGGTATAACAACAAAAGCGGCGGGAAATGAGCATGGCTTCAGTGGTGTCGTCCAGTATGTTTCTCTCGAGGGTTTACCCATTACCATGACATATGTAGCCGATAGTGATGGTTATCATCCAGATGGTGAACATATTCCAAAAATACCAAATCATATTACGAAATCAATAGAATATATACGTACGCATCCAGCTGTCGATGAAAAGAAATCACGTAAAATGTAA
- the LOC111689346 gene encoding pupal cuticle protein Edg-78E translates to MFEYVFYKVWIISLIVIFAVKCKANSEMQAEITKYRVAPTDENGVFKYAYATSNGIDVQAAGSPIESIGIYSYISPEGVPIEVRYIADELGFHAVGRHLPRPPPIPDYILRSLEYIKKHAPPQKF, encoded by the exons atgTTTGAATATGTG ttttacaaAGTGTGGATTATTTCCTTAATCGTCATATTCGCTGTAAAGTGTAAAGCAAATTCCGAAATGCAGGCTGAAATAACCAAATATCGTGTGGCTCCTACCGATGAGAACGGTGTCTTTAAATACGCTTACGCTACCAGTAATGGTATTGATGTACAAGCTGCCGGCAGTCCTATTGAATCTATTGGCATTTACAGTTACATCTCACCCGAAGGCGTACCCATAGAAGTGCGTTATATTGCCGATGAATTAGGTTTTCATGCTGTTGGCCGTCATTTACCTCGTCCACCACCAATACCCGATTATATTTTACGTTCTTTGGAATACATAAAGAAACATGCGCCGCCACAGAAATTTTGA
- the LOC111689345 gene encoding pupal cuticle protein Edg-78E gives MKFFVCIAALVFVANCRGDNIDKDAEIRSLTNDAADADGNYQYSYETSNGIQFQESGNPEGVRGSLNYISPEGEHIALSYTADEEGYHPVGDHLPTPPPVPAYILRALEYIRSHPPTQVKEHN, from the exons ATGAAATTT TTCGTCTGCATTGCTGCGCTTGTTTTTGTTGCCAACTGCCGTGGTGATAATATTGATAAGGATGCTGAAATTCGTAGTTTAACTAATGATGCTGCTGATGCTGACGGCAATTATCAATATTCTTATGAAACCAGCAATGGCATACAATTCCAGGAATCGGGTAATCCAGAAGGTGTACGTGGTTCTTTGAATTATATTTCTCCCGAAGGTGAACACATTGCTTTATCATATACTGCCGATGAAGAGGGTTATCATCCCGTTGGTGATCATTTGCCTACACCACCTCCTGTGCCAGCATACATTTTGCGTGCTTTAGAATATATTCGATCTCATCCACCCACACAAGTTAAGGAACATAATTAA